A DNA window from Daucus carota subsp. sativus chromosome 3, DH1 v3.0, whole genome shotgun sequence contains the following coding sequences:
- the LOC108214872 gene encoding proline-rich receptor-like protein kinase PERK3 isoform X2: protein MSVLRALSDFESTGALKKGRSSLLIQFLVACYVVCITYADLPKKPLIVHIVSPPTKLSLLAPDLSLPADFPVFSRPYYKGLYTNPVPNLVVETAQPPYYGPLIPYDHTPSINPRMSRRSMNEKAVVPHSAGLAPPDISAISPTQSGDDCCGSDMVLKRGTRGCHCVYPVKIDMLLINVSSNPNWNLFLKDFAYQLGLRDSQINPVNFYVVTLSNWNISLDITPYKGISFSASEASGINSSLSSHRVHLNPNLVGDYKLLNITWFKSLAPSQAPRTAKPPVEVPPHKRPSPAAPVTSQKGTRPSLILLVAIGAGILIIGIIMLLIVCLCISHKGKKEESPVKTETAKTITSNAPPSAGPVPHPTSTRFLAYEELKEATNNFDSSSILGEGGFGKVFKGILSDGTQVAIKRLTSGGQQGGKEFLVEVEMLSRLHHRNLVKLVGYYSNRDSSQNLLCYELVPNGSLEQWLHGPLGLNCPLDWDTRMKIALDAARGLAYLHEDSQPCVIHRDFKASNILLENNFHAKVADFGLAKQAPEGRVNYLSTRVMGTFGYVAPEYAMTGHLLVKSDVYSYGVVLLELLTGKRPVDMSQPSGQENLVTWARPMLRDKDSLNELADPRLEGKYPKEDFVRVCTIAAACAAPEANQRPTMGEVVQSLKMVQRTMEYQDSVSTSNNRPTIRQSCTTFESDGTSSIFSSGPYSGLSAFDNETISRTAVFSEDLHEGR from the exons ATGTCGGTGCTTCGTGCGCTCTCTGACTTTGAGAGCACTG GGGCACTAAAAAAGGGTCGATCGTCATTGTTGATCCAGTTTTTGGTTGCATGTTATGTTGTATGCATCACCTATGCCGACTTGCCTAAGAAGCCGTTGATAGTACATATTGTATCACCACCAACTAAACTGTCCTTGCTAGCACCTGATCTATCCTTGCCTGCCGATTTTCCAGTTTTCAGTAGACCTTATTATAAAGGTCTTTATACCAATCCTGTACCAAATCTAGTTGTAGAAACTGCTCAGCCTCCTTACTACGGTCCTTTGATCCCCTACGATCATACTCCTTCAATTAACCCACGCATGTCAAGACGTTCAATGAACGAGAAAGCAGTAGTGCCTCACAGTGCTGGACTGGCACCTCCTGACATATCAGCGATATCCCCAACACAATCTGGTGATG actgCTGTGGTTCAGACATGGTGCTGAAACGAGGGACCCGGGGTTGCCATTGTGTATATCCTGTTAAGATTGACATGCTCCTTATAAATGTGTCCTCTAACCCAAATTGGAATCTTTTCCTAAAAGATTTTGCCTATCAACTTGGTTTGCGGGATTCTCAAATTAATCCAGTCAACTTTTATGTCGTAACTTTATCAAACTGGAATATTTCATTGGACATTACTCCGTACAAGGGAATCAGTTTTTCTGCCAGTGAAGCATCAGGAATAAATTCTTCACTTTCCTCGCACAGGGTTCATTTGAACCCTAATCTTGTGGGTGACTACAAGCTTCTCAATATAACCTGGTTCAAGTCTCTAGCTCCATCTCAGG CTCCTCGTACTGCAAAGCCACCAGTTGAAGTACCACCACACAAACGTCCATCTCCTGCAGCACCAGTGACTTCACAGAAAGGGACACGTCCAAGTTTGATCCTGCTTGTTGCTATTGGTGCTGGCATTCTGATAATTGGTATTATAATGCTTCTTATAGTCTGTTTATGCATTTCTCACAAAGGAAAGAAGGAAGAATCTCCTGTGAAAACTG AAACAGCGAAGACAATTACTAGTAATGCTCCTCCGTCAGCAGGACCAGTTCCCCACCCAACCAGCACACGTTTTCTTGCATATGAAGAGCTTAAAGAAGCAACAAATAACTTTGATAGTAGCTCTATACTTGGAGAGGGTGGATTTGGGAAAGTTTTTAAGGGGATATTAAGTGACGGTACACAGGTAGCAATAAAGCGGCTTACTAGTGGTGGGCAGCAAGGGGGTAAAGAGTTTTTAGTAGAGGTTGAGATGCTTAGTAGGTTGCATCACCGTAACCTTGTTAAACTTGTTGGTTATTACAGCAATCGCGACTCTTCACAAAACCTGCTTTGTTACGAGCTGGTTCCTAATGGAAGTCTGGAGCAGTGGCTCCACG GTCCTTTGGGACTGAACTGTCCTCTTGATTGGGATACCAGGATGAAGATTGCCCTTGATGCCGCACGTGGCCTTGCTTACCTGCATGAGGATTCACAACCTTGTGTCATCCATAGAGATTTCAAGGCATCCAATATCTTGCTTGAGAACAATTTTCATGCTAAAGTTGCTGATTTTGGCCTCGCGAAACAGGCACCTGAAGGCAGAGTAAACTACCTGTCTACTCGTGTTATGGGTACATTTGG gtATGTAGCTCCTGAATATGCCATGACTGGCCATCTTCTGGTCAAAAGTGATGTGTATAGCTACGGGGTTGTTCTCCTTGAGTTGTTGACGGGTAAGAGGCCAGTGGATATGTCACAACCATCAGGACAAGAAAATCTTGTTACATGG GCTAGGCCAATGCTTAGAGATAAGGATAGCTTGAATGAGCTTGCTGATCCGAGGCTTGAAGGGAAGTATCCAAAAGAAGATTTTGTAAGAGTTTGCACAATCGCAGCAGCTTGTGCTGCCCCAGAGGCAAACCAACGACCCACCATGGGAGAAGTGGTACAGTCGCTTAAGATGGTACAGCGTACTATGGAGTATCAAGATTCTGTATCAACGTCAAACAATCGCCCTACGATTCGGCAGTCATGTACCACCTTTGAGTCAGATGGGACGTCTTCAATATTTTCTTCTGGACCTTACTCTGGCCTTAGCGCATTTGATAATGAAACCATCTCTCGGACGGCTGTATTTTCTGAAGATCTTCATGAAGGAAGGTGA
- the LOC108214872 gene encoding receptor-like serine/threonine-protein kinase ALE2 isoform X1 encodes MSVLRALSDFESTGALKKGRSSLLIQFLVACYVVCITYADLPKKPLIVHIVSPPTKLSLLAPDLSLPADFPVFSRPYYKGLYTNPVPNLVVETAQPPYYGPLIPYDHTPSINPRMSRRSMNEKAVVPHSAGLAPPDISAISPTQSGDGIIPTSLTQPPLSPYTSNCCGSDMVLKRGTRGCHCVYPVKIDMLLINVSSNPNWNLFLKDFAYQLGLRDSQINPVNFYVVTLSNWNISLDITPYKGISFSASEASGINSSLSSHRVHLNPNLVGDYKLLNITWFKSLAPSQAPRTAKPPVEVPPHKRPSPAAPVTSQKGTRPSLILLVAIGAGILIIGIIMLLIVCLCISHKGKKEESPVKTETAKTITSNAPPSAGPVPHPTSTRFLAYEELKEATNNFDSSSILGEGGFGKVFKGILSDGTQVAIKRLTSGGQQGGKEFLVEVEMLSRLHHRNLVKLVGYYSNRDSSQNLLCYELVPNGSLEQWLHGPLGLNCPLDWDTRMKIALDAARGLAYLHEDSQPCVIHRDFKASNILLENNFHAKVADFGLAKQAPEGRVNYLSTRVMGTFGYVAPEYAMTGHLLVKSDVYSYGVVLLELLTGKRPVDMSQPSGQENLVTWARPMLRDKDSLNELADPRLEGKYPKEDFVRVCTIAAACAAPEANQRPTMGEVVQSLKMVQRTMEYQDSVSTSNNRPTIRQSCTTFESDGTSSIFSSGPYSGLSAFDNETISRTAVFSEDLHEGR; translated from the exons ATGTCGGTGCTTCGTGCGCTCTCTGACTTTGAGAGCACTG GGGCACTAAAAAAGGGTCGATCGTCATTGTTGATCCAGTTTTTGGTTGCATGTTATGTTGTATGCATCACCTATGCCGACTTGCCTAAGAAGCCGTTGATAGTACATATTGTATCACCACCAACTAAACTGTCCTTGCTAGCACCTGATCTATCCTTGCCTGCCGATTTTCCAGTTTTCAGTAGACCTTATTATAAAGGTCTTTATACCAATCCTGTACCAAATCTAGTTGTAGAAACTGCTCAGCCTCCTTACTACGGTCCTTTGATCCCCTACGATCATACTCCTTCAATTAACCCACGCATGTCAAGACGTTCAATGAACGAGAAAGCAGTAGTGCCTCACAGTGCTGGACTGGCACCTCCTGACATATCAGCGATATCCCCAACACAATCTGGTGATGGTATTATACCTACTAGCTTAACTCAGCCACCACTATCGCCATACACCTCGA actgCTGTGGTTCAGACATGGTGCTGAAACGAGGGACCCGGGGTTGCCATTGTGTATATCCTGTTAAGATTGACATGCTCCTTATAAATGTGTCCTCTAACCCAAATTGGAATCTTTTCCTAAAAGATTTTGCCTATCAACTTGGTTTGCGGGATTCTCAAATTAATCCAGTCAACTTTTATGTCGTAACTTTATCAAACTGGAATATTTCATTGGACATTACTCCGTACAAGGGAATCAGTTTTTCTGCCAGTGAAGCATCAGGAATAAATTCTTCACTTTCCTCGCACAGGGTTCATTTGAACCCTAATCTTGTGGGTGACTACAAGCTTCTCAATATAACCTGGTTCAAGTCTCTAGCTCCATCTCAGG CTCCTCGTACTGCAAAGCCACCAGTTGAAGTACCACCACACAAACGTCCATCTCCTGCAGCACCAGTGACTTCACAGAAAGGGACACGTCCAAGTTTGATCCTGCTTGTTGCTATTGGTGCTGGCATTCTGATAATTGGTATTATAATGCTTCTTATAGTCTGTTTATGCATTTCTCACAAAGGAAAGAAGGAAGAATCTCCTGTGAAAACTG AAACAGCGAAGACAATTACTAGTAATGCTCCTCCGTCAGCAGGACCAGTTCCCCACCCAACCAGCACACGTTTTCTTGCATATGAAGAGCTTAAAGAAGCAACAAATAACTTTGATAGTAGCTCTATACTTGGAGAGGGTGGATTTGGGAAAGTTTTTAAGGGGATATTAAGTGACGGTACACAGGTAGCAATAAAGCGGCTTACTAGTGGTGGGCAGCAAGGGGGTAAAGAGTTTTTAGTAGAGGTTGAGATGCTTAGTAGGTTGCATCACCGTAACCTTGTTAAACTTGTTGGTTATTACAGCAATCGCGACTCTTCACAAAACCTGCTTTGTTACGAGCTGGTTCCTAATGGAAGTCTGGAGCAGTGGCTCCACG GTCCTTTGGGACTGAACTGTCCTCTTGATTGGGATACCAGGATGAAGATTGCCCTTGATGCCGCACGTGGCCTTGCTTACCTGCATGAGGATTCACAACCTTGTGTCATCCATAGAGATTTCAAGGCATCCAATATCTTGCTTGAGAACAATTTTCATGCTAAAGTTGCTGATTTTGGCCTCGCGAAACAGGCACCTGAAGGCAGAGTAAACTACCTGTCTACTCGTGTTATGGGTACATTTGG gtATGTAGCTCCTGAATATGCCATGACTGGCCATCTTCTGGTCAAAAGTGATGTGTATAGCTACGGGGTTGTTCTCCTTGAGTTGTTGACGGGTAAGAGGCCAGTGGATATGTCACAACCATCAGGACAAGAAAATCTTGTTACATGG GCTAGGCCAATGCTTAGAGATAAGGATAGCTTGAATGAGCTTGCTGATCCGAGGCTTGAAGGGAAGTATCCAAAAGAAGATTTTGTAAGAGTTTGCACAATCGCAGCAGCTTGTGCTGCCCCAGAGGCAAACCAACGACCCACCATGGGAGAAGTGGTACAGTCGCTTAAGATGGTACAGCGTACTATGGAGTATCAAGATTCTGTATCAACGTCAAACAATCGCCCTACGATTCGGCAGTCATGTACCACCTTTGAGTCAGATGGGACGTCTTCAATATTTTCTTCTGGACCTTACTCTGGCCTTAGCGCATTTGATAATGAAACCATCTCTCGGACGGCTGTATTTTCTGAAGATCTTCATGAAGGAAGGTGA